A genomic segment from Peribacillus sp. ACCC06369 encodes:
- a CDS encoding AIM24 family protein gives MEKYQIDQFVEKTKQQDKGQGLFELETERILEINLEQQIWAKMGTMVSYRGHIKFEREGILEHGLGKLFKKALTGEGASLMKATGSGKLYVADQGKKISILQLNGESICVNGNDLLAFEPGIQWDIKMMRRIAGLLAGGLFNVRLEGRGMVAFTSHYEPLTLMVEPGNPVYTDPNATVAWSGELQPEFVTDVSLKSFFGRGSGESVQMKFEGQGFVVVQPFEEVYFGNKES, from the coding sequence ATGGAGAAGTATCAAATCGATCAATTCGTTGAAAAGACGAAACAGCAGGATAAAGGACAAGGCTTATTTGAACTTGAAACGGAACGAATTCTGGAAATTAATCTGGAACAGCAGATATGGGCAAAAATGGGGACGATGGTTTCTTATCGCGGCCATATTAAATTCGAGCGGGAAGGCATCTTGGAGCATGGTCTTGGTAAACTTTTCAAAAAAGCCTTGACGGGTGAGGGTGCATCCTTGATGAAAGCGACCGGAAGCGGCAAGCTATACGTCGCTGATCAAGGGAAGAAGATTTCAATTTTACAGTTAAATGGTGAATCGATCTGTGTTAACGGTAATGATTTACTTGCCTTTGAGCCGGGTATTCAATGGGATATAAAAATGATGCGCCGCATTGCCGGGTTATTGGCGGGGGGATTATTCAATGTAAGGCTCGAGGGGAGAGGAATGGTCGCATTCACATCCCATTATGAGCCACTTACTTTAATGGTGGAACCAGGGAATCCAGTCTATACGGACCCAAATGCAACAGTTGCATGGTCAGGGGAATTGCAGCCTGAATTCGTAACGGATGTTTCATTAAAGTCGTTTTTTGGAAGGGGAAGCGGCGAATCCGTTCAAATGAAATTCGAAGGCCAAGGTTTTGTTGTCGTCCAACCTTTTGAAGAAGTATATTTCGGTAATAAGGAATCATGA
- a CDS encoding IS110 family transposase has translation MNPVVGLDVAKGESQVQAFLEKKKPYQGSFKVTHTIEGLETLFQFLRKIENKTGIKPPIVLESTGHYHTPVVQYFEERGYLLIVVNPLISYRAKSSSLRKVKTDIIDARHLCELYYKEDLEPYKKRGIQLLNLRNLSRQHENITGIYVQTKLQFQAVLDQVFPEYRGVFGDLYSVVSLLTLLEFPTSEDILAVGEETVANRINELCPSRSKKWANTQAEKLTAASARNPFQRTLYQSHILSLEMYIKMLLEYQKHLSKFEDEIDALAKEIEEYKIIQSIPGIGEKIAATIISEIGEIERFNHPKKLVAFAGIDPSIFESGKFKGTVNRITKRGSGRLRHALYMAVKCAIRDCRKKKTTDEIIPRNKRLREFYDKKREEGKPFKVAVIACANKLLHWIYALLKSNSPFQDRLV, from the coding sequence ATGAATCCAGTGGTTGGTCTGGATGTAGCTAAAGGTGAAAGTCAGGTTCAAGCATTCTTGGAAAAGAAGAAGCCTTATCAAGGCAGTTTCAAAGTTACACATACCATTGAAGGATTAGAAACGCTATTTCAGTTTCTGAGAAAAATAGAAAATAAAACAGGAATCAAACCTCCGATTGTATTGGAATCCACGGGGCATTATCATACGCCAGTTGTACAGTATTTTGAGGAGAGAGGCTACTTATTAATTGTCGTTAACCCACTCATTTCTTATCGTGCGAAGAGCTCAAGTTTACGCAAAGTAAAGACAGATATAATCGATGCACGTCACCTCTGCGAGCTGTACTATAAAGAGGATTTAGAGCCTTATAAAAAACGAGGGATACAACTCTTAAATCTTCGTAATCTTTCAAGACAACACGAAAATATAACAGGTATCTATGTACAAACAAAACTACAGTTCCAGGCTGTTCTTGATCAAGTATTTCCTGAATATAGAGGGGTTTTTGGAGATTTGTATTCGGTTGTTTCTTTGCTTACTCTATTAGAATTCCCTACTTCTGAAGACATATTAGCAGTCGGTGAAGAAACTGTAGCAAATAGGATTAATGAACTTTGTCCAAGTCGTTCTAAAAAGTGGGCGAATACACAGGCAGAGAAACTTACGGCTGCCTCAGCTCGAAACCCTTTTCAGAGAACCTTATATCAGAGTCACATTTTAAGCCTTGAAATGTATATAAAAATGCTTCTAGAATACCAAAAGCACCTATCCAAATTTGAAGACGAGATAGATGCTTTGGCAAAAGAAATTGAAGAATATAAGATTATCCAATCCATCCCTGGAATCGGTGAAAAAATCGCTGCAACGATTATTTCTGAAATTGGAGAGATTGAACGGTTTAATCACCCTAAAAAACTAGTGGCATTTGCCGGAATTGATCCAAGTATCTTTGAATCAGGTAAATTTAAAGGCACAGTAAATCGGATTACCAAAAGAGGTTCTGGCAGACTAAGACACGCCTTGTATATGGCTGTTAAATGTGCCATTCGTGATTGTCGCAAGAAGAAAACGACAGATGAAATCATCCCTCGTAACAAGCGATTACGAGAGTTTTATGATAAGAAACGTGAAGAAGGAAAGCCCTTTAAAGTAGCTGTGATAGCATGTGCCAATAAACTCTTACATTGGATTTATGCACTTTTAAAAAGCAACTCACCT
- a CDS encoding class I SAM-dependent methyltransferase: protein MNLHTWHKESEKEWDVFAPMWVKNSQEMWETGSRKNIIPFFSEYVPSGVKVADIGCGDGVGSLKLAEAGFEVTGVDLSNVMIEFAKGKTSQQPELSFLQGDFYNLPFKDEEMDAAMVINSLEYTGEPLTVLKEIQRVIKPGGYVCFGILGPTAEPRKNFSFQRLLGDKVIMNTMQPWEFERMATETGWKAVADTGVAKRGVDYTKLGHFSKELKQAVSFMWLFLLQKEVDM from the coding sequence ATGAATTTACATACTTGGCATAAAGAGTCGGAAAAGGAATGGGATGTTTTTGCACCTATGTGGGTGAAGAATTCGCAAGAAATGTGGGAAACGGGGAGCCGGAAAAACATTATTCCTTTCTTTTCTGAATATGTACCTTCGGGAGTGAAGGTGGCTGACATAGGCTGTGGTGATGGAGTTGGATCTTTAAAATTGGCCGAAGCGGGATTTGAAGTAACTGGAGTTGATTTATCCAATGTGATGATTGAATTTGCAAAGGGTAAAACCTCTCAACAACCTGAACTTTCTTTCCTTCAAGGAGATTTTTATAATCTTCCATTCAAGGATGAAGAAATGGATGCGGCAATGGTCATTAATTCTCTGGAATATACGGGTGAACCATTAACGGTGTTGAAGGAAATCCAACGGGTAATAAAGCCTGGGGGTTATGTCTGTTTTGGAATACTTGGTCCGACAGCTGAACCACGAAAAAACTTTAGTTTTCAACGGTTGTTAGGAGATAAAGTCATCATGAATACAATGCAGCCGTGGGAATTTGAAAGAATGGCAACAGAAACGGGATGGAAGGCGGTGGCTGATACAGGCGTCGCGAAGAGAGGGGTGGACTATACAAAACTGGGACATTTTTCAAAGGAATTAAAGCAAGCTGTATCGTTCATGTGGCTGTTCCTCCTTCAAAAAGAGGTGGATATGTGA
- a CDS encoding DNA topoisomerase III: MKLIIAEKPDQGSTLAAQFKTKKQQGYIEIMPNELFPDGAYVTWAVGHLCQLVSPETYHSKWKKWSMETLPMIPEKFQYEVTRQKAKQFNVVKTLLRKPDVDEIIHAGDAGREGELIVRNIVNLCNVNKPMKRLWISSLTPKAIYEGFQNLKSEEKTRPLYYEAYTRACADWVVGMNASRAYSILLKQRGVSDVFSAGRVQTPTLALIVKREMEIEQFKSEPFWEVFADFKMDGKKYQGKWQQNNDPRIKTKELADKIAAFCKGKEAEIAEMDTERKEFQPPLLFNLSSLQATVNKIYKYSPKQTLDIVQSLYQKGIVSYPRSDSNYVTEGEAETFPDILQKLSGFSEYESLFPLPQPNIMNNKRFVNEKKVTDHYAIIPTEQVTDPKRLSAEERNIYDLVVRRLIAAHYEKAIFDYTTIKTLVDKRAEFISKGKQQIQEGWRKVIFQNDKDDDDIILPSVSKGDTGKVANIKVKEGKTQPPKRYTEGQLITLMKTAGKHLDNEELEKVLMKTEGLGTEATRAGIITMLKDRKYIDVKKNQVFATDKGKVLITAIGEKILASPEMTAKWEQRLREIGEGKASAGGFMEAVKKMSAKIISDAVESSESWDFQGLDTESIQRSGPKRKSSASVGSCKLCGSKIVDKGEFYGCVSYQKTKCNFTISKKILNKKISQANIKKLLANGETDLISGFKKGEKTFDAILSWSDSEKKISFTFPTEQNVNQT; this comes from the coding sequence ATGAAGCTAATCATTGCGGAGAAACCAGATCAAGGTTCAACGTTAGCAGCTCAATTTAAAACGAAGAAACAGCAAGGCTATATAGAAATCATGCCGAATGAACTTTTTCCCGATGGAGCTTATGTAACTTGGGCCGTCGGGCATTTATGTCAACTCGTTTCCCCGGAAACCTATCATTCAAAATGGAAGAAATGGTCGATGGAAACGTTGCCGATGATTCCGGAGAAATTTCAATATGAAGTGACCCGGCAAAAGGCAAAGCAATTCAATGTTGTGAAGACATTGCTTAGGAAACCGGATGTCGATGAAATAATTCATGCAGGTGATGCCGGGCGTGAAGGAGAATTGATTGTACGCAATATCGTCAATCTATGCAATGTCAATAAGCCGATGAAACGTTTATGGATTTCCTCTTTGACCCCAAAAGCGATTTATGAGGGATTCCAAAATCTGAAGAGCGAGGAAAAAACCAGGCCGCTCTATTATGAAGCGTATACGAGAGCTTGTGCGGATTGGGTTGTGGGAATGAATGCATCGAGAGCGTATAGTATTTTATTGAAACAAAGGGGCGTTTCGGATGTGTTTTCAGCTGGTAGGGTTCAGACACCTACTCTCGCTTTGATAGTGAAGCGGGAAATGGAAATTGAGCAATTCAAGTCTGAACCGTTCTGGGAAGTGTTCGCTGACTTCAAGATGGATGGTAAAAAGTATCAGGGGAAATGGCAGCAGAACAATGATCCCAGAATCAAGACAAAAGAACTTGCTGATAAAATTGCCGCTTTTTGCAAGGGTAAAGAAGCAGAAATTGCAGAGATGGACACAGAAAGAAAAGAATTTCAGCCACCTTTGCTATTTAATCTATCGTCATTGCAGGCTACAGTAAACAAGATATATAAATATTCACCGAAACAGACTCTCGATATTGTACAAAGTTTATATCAAAAAGGGATCGTTTCTTATCCACGTTCAGATTCCAATTATGTTACGGAGGGGGAAGCCGAAACATTTCCCGATATATTGCAAAAACTAAGTGGATTTTCAGAATATGAGTCCCTGTTTCCTTTGCCACAACCGAACATCATGAATAATAAACGGTTTGTAAATGAAAAAAAAGTGACTGATCACTATGCAATTATTCCGACGGAGCAGGTAACCGACCCAAAGCGGCTTTCCGCTGAAGAACGGAATATTTATGACTTGGTGGTACGCCGGTTGATTGCTGCTCATTATGAGAAAGCCATTTTCGATTACACCACCATTAAAACGCTTGTCGATAAGCGTGCCGAATTCATTTCAAAAGGCAAGCAACAGATCCAAGAGGGATGGCGCAAAGTGATTTTCCAAAATGACAAGGATGATGATGATATCATTTTGCCGTCCGTTTCAAAAGGGGATACCGGAAAGGTCGCCAATATAAAGGTGAAAGAAGGAAAAACACAGCCTCCTAAGCGCTATACAGAAGGTCAGTTGATCACATTGATGAAAACTGCCGGAAAGCATCTGGATAATGAGGAGCTAGAAAAGGTGCTGATGAAAACCGAGGGCCTCGGAACGGAAGCGACTCGAGCTGGGATCATTACCATGCTGAAAGATCGTAAATACATTGATGTCAAAAAAAATCAGGTGTTTGCGACTGATAAAGGGAAAGTGCTGATTACTGCCATCGGGGAGAAAATCCTGGCTTCACCTGAAATGACGGCCAAATGGGAACAGCGTTTAAGGGAAATTGGTGAAGGGAAGGCTTCAGCCGGCGGCTTTATGGAAGCTGTTAAGAAGATGTCAGCAAAAATAATCAGTGATGCCGTGGAATCATCGGAAAGCTGGGATTTTCAAGGGCTGGACACCGAGTCGATTCAACGGAGCGGCCCTAAAAGGAAAAGCTCAGCATCTGTGGGCAGCTGTAAACTATGCGGTTCTAAGATTGTCGATAAAGGGGAATTCTATGGATGTGTAAGTTATCAAAAAACCAAGTGTAATTTTACTATCTCCAAAAAAATCCTAAATAAGAAAATCAGTCAAGCAAATATAAAAAAGCTGTTGGCGAACGGTGAAACGGATTTGATAAGTGGTTTTAAAAAAGGAGAAAAGACTTTTGATGCCATATTATCCTGGTCCGACTCTGAAAAAAAGATCAGTTTTACATTCCCGACAGAACAAAACGTCAACCAAACTTGA
- a CDS encoding FMN-binding negative transcriptional regulator, translating into MYIPKQFEIKELAVAYDVIQENGFATLCSMHEGIPFATHLPLLLNKEKNYLYGHLARPNPQWKDIENQTVLAVFHGPHCYISSSWYETNQAVPTWNYVTVHVYGEAELIEDEQELTDSLHDMVLKYEAPDSSYKLQDLDADFLAGMNKGIQGFKIKIKKIEGKAKLSQNHSLHRQELVINHLEQIQYTDEQKISFLMKENLKK; encoded by the coding sequence ATGTATATCCCTAAGCAATTTGAAATAAAAGAATTAGCAGTAGCCTACGATGTAATACAGGAGAATGGTTTTGCAACATTGTGTTCAATGCATGAAGGCATACCTTTTGCTACACATTTACCACTGCTTTTGAATAAGGAGAAAAACTATTTGTATGGTCATCTTGCTCGTCCGAACCCTCAATGGAAAGATATTGAAAATCAAACAGTCTTAGCAGTTTTTCATGGTCCTCACTGTTATATCTCTTCCTCTTGGTATGAGACGAATCAAGCAGTACCAACATGGAATTATGTGACTGTTCATGTATACGGCGAAGCCGAACTAATTGAGGATGAACAGGAGTTAACGGATTCCTTGCATGACATGGTATTGAAGTATGAAGCCCCTGATAGCTCATACAAATTGCAAGATTTAGACGCTGATTTTCTCGCTGGAATGAACAAAGGAATTCAAGGCTTCAAAATAAAAATCAAAAAGATAGAGGGAAAAGCGAAGTTAAGTCAAAACCATTCATTACATCGACAAGAGCTAGTTATTAATCACCTGGAACAGATCCAATATACAGATGAGCAAAAAATTTCCTTTTTAATGAAGGAAAACCTAAAAAAATAA
- the mntR gene encoding transcriptional regulator MntR: MPTPSMEDYIEQIYLLIEEKGYARVSDIAENLSVHPSSVTKMVQKLDQEKYLIYEKYRGLVLTANGKKVGKRLVYRHELLEQMLRLIGVKEENIYHDVEGIEHHLSWNAIDRIGDLVEFFEESPDRVEDLRKIQKRNEENAK, from the coding sequence ATGCCTACACCGAGCATGGAGGATTACATAGAACAAATTTATTTACTTATTGAAGAAAAAGGATATGCAAGAGTTTCCGATATAGCCGAAAATCTTTCCGTCCACCCATCTTCTGTTACAAAAATGGTTCAAAAACTGGATCAGGAAAAATATTTGATATATGAAAAGTACCGGGGTCTCGTTTTAACTGCAAATGGGAAAAAAGTTGGTAAAAGGCTCGTATACCGTCATGAACTTTTAGAACAGATGCTAAGGTTGATAGGGGTCAAGGAAGAAAATATTTATCATGATGTTGAGGGGATTGAACACCACCTTAGTTGGAATGCCATCGATAGGATTGGAGACTTGGTTGAATTCTTTGAGGAATCTCCTGACCGTGTCGAGGATTTACGAAAGATACAAAAAAGAAATGAAGAAAATGCAAAATAA
- a CDS encoding bifunctional metallophosphatase/5'-nucleotidase, protein MSKFQAISSLCILVFIIIFVTYKITAFSSNHSTTNHSTSNRYIQVQLLGVNDFHGQLNKYQMVSGTMAGGAEYLAAYLKKYIQKNQNTLLVHAGDMVGGSPPISSQFKDEPTIELLNLLHFDVGTPGNHELDQGVNEMKRLIYGGFNKKTGYFQGANTSYISANIIDRKSGTPLLSPYVIKQIDGINIGFIGVVTKETNLYVAPENRKEVEITDEVSVINGTVKILKEKGIKVIVVLAHDSTKSDQTGANSSGALVEMAPKIDDEVDVIFAGHSHEYANTVVAGKLIVQAYSNGKAFSQVNLEIDPHTKNIVKKQAKVIVTSHHQIKPDKETVALLNKYRKRLGSYFNQVIGEMPEEITRKQDANGESPLAKMIAESEREAMGVNIAFVHQGEMRKSFKKGDITVEDLYTNLPFGHSISKLILTGDQIKLALEQQWAKDYENRLQTVGLTYDWDPKAPIGNRIVALKDMKGQEIQPNNEYEVAVSNYLASGGDNFTAFEQGRLVESGPQVVTALIRYIQQKYPHEIFPHSLKE, encoded by the coding sequence TTGTCAAAATTTCAGGCCATATCTTCTTTGTGCATCTTGGTATTTATTATCATTTTCGTAACTTATAAAATCACAGCATTCTCATCCAATCATTCCACAACGAATCATTCCACATCAAACCGCTACATTCAAGTACAATTGTTAGGCGTTAATGATTTTCACGGCCAACTAAACAAATATCAAATGGTTTCAGGAACGATGGCAGGGGGTGCTGAATACCTGGCTGCCTATTTAAAAAAATATATACAAAAAAACCAAAATACACTACTTGTTCATGCTGGTGATATGGTAGGAGGAAGTCCTCCAATTTCTTCTCAATTTAAAGACGAACCCACGATTGAACTTTTAAACCTCCTGCACTTTGATGTCGGGACACCTGGAAATCATGAATTAGACCAAGGCGTAAATGAAATGAAACGTCTTATTTATGGAGGATTCAATAAAAAAACAGGTTATTTTCAAGGTGCCAATACTTCTTACATTTCTGCAAATATCATCGATAGAAAGTCGGGTACTCCCTTGTTATCACCGTATGTTATTAAACAAATTGACGGAATTAATATTGGATTTATCGGTGTGGTCACAAAAGAGACCAACCTGTATGTGGCACCTGAAAATCGAAAAGAAGTAGAAATTACGGATGAAGTTTCAGTTATTAACGGAACCGTTAAGATTTTAAAGGAAAAAGGGATCAAAGTAATTGTTGTACTGGCACATGATTCAACTAAATCTGATCAGACAGGAGCAAATTCCAGTGGAGCTTTAGTGGAGATGGCTCCAAAAATCGATGATGAGGTCGATGTCATTTTTGCCGGTCACAGCCATGAATATGCCAATACCGTTGTAGCCGGTAAACTGATCGTTCAAGCTTATTCTAATGGGAAAGCCTTTTCTCAAGTAAATCTTGAAATTGACCCACATACTAAAAATATTGTTAAGAAACAAGCAAAGGTTATTGTCACTTCACATCATCAAATAAAACCAGATAAAGAAACGGTGGCTCTTCTAAATAAATATAGAAAAAGATTGGGGAGCTATTTTAATCAGGTAATAGGAGAAATGCCTGAAGAAATCACACGAAAACAAGATGCAAACGGTGAATCCCCATTAGCGAAAATGATTGCAGAATCTGAGCGGGAAGCCATGGGGGTAAATATAGCTTTTGTCCATCAAGGCGAAATGAGGAAAAGTTTTAAAAAAGGGGATATCACTGTAGAAGACCTTTATACAAACTTGCCCTTTGGTCATAGTATCAGTAAGTTAATCTTAACAGGAGACCAAATAAAACTTGCTTTAGAACAGCAGTGGGCGAAAGATTATGAAAATAGGTTACAAACGGTTGGTTTAACGTATGATTGGGACCCAAAGGCTCCAATTGGCAACCGCATTGTTGCGCTAAAAGACATGAAGGGTCAAGAGATTCAGCCAAACAACGAATATGAAGTAGCGGTTAGTAATTATTTAGCTTCAGGCGGTGATAACTTCACTGCATTTGAACAAGGTAGACTCGTGGAATCCGGTCCACAAGTCGTCACTGCACTTATACGCTATATCCAACAGAAGTATCCCCACGAAATTTTTCCTCATTCATTGAAAGAATGA
- a CDS encoding hotdog domain-containing protein has translation MSLKVGDIITFERTFTVRDVELFTEISDEGNHHITPDEQGRLVIQGLLTATLPTKVGGDHHVMARTMNFEFLRPVFTGDTIICEVKIEKYERQENNRTAIIAFFLCKNQNEKEVLKGDFSGVIL, from the coding sequence ATGTCATTAAAAGTAGGAGATATCATTACGTTTGAACGGACTTTTACAGTAAGGGATGTTGAATTATTTACAGAGATTTCAGATGAAGGGAATCATCATATAACCCCAGATGAACAGGGAAGACTTGTAATTCAAGGATTATTAACGGCAACTCTACCAACAAAAGTAGGTGGAGATCATCACGTAATGGCTCGTACTATGAATTTTGAGTTTTTAAGACCTGTGTTTACGGGGGATACAATAATTTGTGAGGTTAAAATTGAAAAATATGAAAGGCAAGAAAATAATAGAACAGCTATAATTGCATTCTTTTTATGTAAAAATCAGAATGAAAAAGAAGTATTAAAAGGGGATTTTTCAGGTGTAATACTTTAA
- a CDS encoding PLP-dependent aminotransferase family protein: MINTIFAFKDDSPKYKQIYEQFKLFIDRGDILADEQLPSIRQLADSLQVSRNTTLMAYDQLVAEGYIRGEGRKGYFVNELEPLLSQEELIPHNKKQRESVTPTLIDFRAGAVDQTHFPLKIWRRIANQVLTLQESFQYGEPFGEVCLREQIATYLLQSRGVKTDENAIIIGSSTQQMLINLGHILKDDFPSVTVEDPGYDGAREAFQFHCLTIETLPVYEAGADFSQLAEMKSRLIYVTPSHHSPYGVSMSIQQRQTLIHWANKMQGYIIEDDYDSEFRYTQQPFPALASIDSARVIYLGNFSKSFLPGIRLSYMVLPEPLLNRYKDQFLHFESTTSLLSQLTMAKFMEEGEWNRHIKRMRLVYKRKMQLLVSLLKKQFDQIISIIGEQSGLYLLIKVHLKRSEEWLIERASFHGVKVYPTSLYFIKNNTDNPIIKLGFSNLSCEEIQLGVELLKKAWL, encoded by the coding sequence ATGATAAATACCATTTTTGCTTTTAAGGATGATTCTCCCAAATACAAACAAATTTATGAGCAGTTTAAGTTATTTATTGATCGGGGTGACATACTTGCTGATGAACAATTGCCCTCCATTCGTCAACTTGCAGATTCCCTTCAAGTAAGTCGCAATACGACATTAATGGCTTATGATCAACTTGTAGCTGAAGGTTATATTCGAGGAGAAGGGAGAAAAGGTTATTTTGTAAATGAATTAGAGCCACTTTTATCCCAAGAAGAGTTAATTCCTCATAATAAAAAGCAAAGAGAGTCAGTGACACCTACACTCATTGATTTCCGAGCAGGTGCCGTAGATCAAACACATTTCCCTCTAAAAATTTGGAGGAGGATTGCCAATCAAGTATTAACGTTACAGGAGAGCTTTCAATATGGGGAACCCTTTGGTGAGGTGTGCCTACGTGAACAAATTGCCACATACTTACTCCAATCCCGTGGGGTGAAAACAGATGAAAATGCCATTATTATCGGCAGTAGTACCCAACAAATGCTTATCAATCTTGGACATATACTAAAGGATGATTTTCCAAGCGTTACAGTAGAAGACCCTGGATATGATGGCGCTAGGGAAGCTTTTCAATTCCATTGTTTGACGATTGAAACTTTACCAGTTTATGAAGCAGGTGCTGATTTTTCACAATTGGCAGAAATGAAATCACGATTAATCTATGTAACACCTTCCCATCACAGTCCATATGGGGTAAGCATGTCCATTCAACAACGGCAAACGCTTATTCATTGGGCTAACAAGATGCAAGGGTATATTATCGAAGACGATTATGATAGTGAATTTCGCTATACGCAACAACCATTTCCAGCTCTCGCATCCATTGATTCTGCAAGAGTCATTTATCTAGGGAATTTCTCAAAGTCCTTTCTTCCAGGAATTCGTTTAAGTTATATGGTGTTGCCAGAACCACTTTTAAACCGTTATAAAGACCAATTTCTTCATTTTGAGAGTACCACTTCACTTCTAAGCCAACTCACAATGGCTAAATTTATGGAAGAAGGAGAATGGAATCGCCATATTAAACGTATGCGTCTTGTTTATAAACGAAAAATGCAGCTCTTGGTATCATTATTAAAAAAGCAATTCGATCAAATTATATCAATTATTGGTGAGCAGTCCGGTTTGTATTTATTAATCAAAGTACATCTGAAACGTTCAGAAGAATGGCTAATAGAGCGAGCTTCATTTCATGGTGTTAAAGTGTATCCTACTTCACTCTACTTTATTAAAAATAATACCGATAACCCCATTATTAAACTTGGTTTTAGTAATCTTTCTTGTGAGGAAATCCAGCTTGGCGTGGAGCTCCTAAAAAAGGCTTGGTTATAA
- the map gene encoding type I methionyl aminopeptidase — MIAKTEEDFNGLKEIGKIIASIRDELVQRTIPGITTKELDDIAGELLEKAGAVSAPKGEYDFPGYTCISLNEEVAHGIPGHRVIHEGDLVNIDVSASKNGYFADTGISFVVGEGEEVLTRICDVAKKAFEAGLKKAKPGSKKSRIGKAVFETARQHGFTVIKNLTGHGVGRRIHEAPDHILNYNDPWDNEILKEGMVIAFEPFISTFEEEVFQKEDGWTYATEKSYVAQLEHTIILTKNGPIIVTL; from the coding sequence ATGATTGCAAAAACAGAAGAAGATTTTAATGGTTTGAAGGAAATTGGCAAAATTATTGCCTCCATTAGAGATGAATTGGTACAAAGAACAATTCCTGGCATAACGACCAAAGAACTTGATGATATAGCCGGAGAACTTTTAGAAAAAGCAGGTGCAGTTTCAGCTCCAAAAGGTGAATATGATTTTCCTGGCTATACTTGCATTAGTCTTAATGAAGAAGTGGCACATGGTATTCCGGGTCATCGGGTTATTCATGAAGGGGATCTAGTAAATATAGATGTATCTGCTTCAAAGAACGGTTATTTCGCAGATACAGGAATCTCATTTGTAGTAGGAGAAGGAGAAGAAGTATTAACGAGAATATGCGACGTTGCTAAAAAGGCATTTGAAGCAGGTCTTAAGAAAGCAAAACCCGGTTCCAAAAAAAGTAGAATCGGAAAAGCAGTATTCGAAACAGCGAGACAGCATGGATTCACTGTTATCAAAAACCTAACAGGACATGGTGTTGGACGTAGAATACACGAAGCACCTGACCATATTTTAAATTATAATGATCCATGGGATAATGAAATATTAAAGGAAGGGATGGTTATCGCATTCGAACCATTTATCTCAACCTTTGAAGAAGAAGTATTCCAAAAAGAAGACGGTTGGACCTATGCTACAGAAAAAAGTTATGTAGCTCAATTAGAACATACGATTATCCTTACTAAAAATGGTCCGATTATTGTCACACTTTAA